From one Flavobacterium sp. N502536 genomic stretch:
- a CDS encoding tetratricopeptide repeat protein, producing the protein MRKLPWFFLFPIILFSTIVSAQKSAIYTYDLKDFDKALALYNDKQYASAQLIFEQVKNNATTEEVQSDCAYYIANCAIRTNKVNADALIEKFVNDYPTSTKQNQAYIEVAQYFFEQGNYPKALQWFDKVDETYMSKSDSDKFNFQKGYSYFNAKKKKEATTYFNKVVNSPEFGSQAKYYLGFMAYEGDDYKEATKYFDEVSGEEKYKEKLSYYQADMNFKLGNFQKAIDLGQKAMSKSNDLEKSELNKIIGESYFNLKQYGKAIPFLEQYAGKKGKWNNTDFYQLGYAYYEQKEYEKAISQFNKIIEGKDFVAQNAYYHLGLAYLNTGKKQEALNAFKNASEMDFNAQIQEDAALNYAKLSYEIGNAYQTVPGILLDFLKKYPNNSSKSEVEKLLVDSYISSKNYKEALSLLEKNRSAENKAAYQKVLFYRGVELYNESNYQEAGKMFKSAISEQKTPEFTARATFWKAETEYMTDDFQNALLSYKQFAGLAAAKTTTEYKNINYNIGYAYFKLKEYDQAGNSFQAQIDNSKEDKVRLNDSYLRLGDSRFVSTKYSAANEAYAKAIEAKGVDADYAQFQKAISYGFMSKNDKKADELNNFLQMYKKSSYRDDALYELGNTYVAEKKNEQALKTYDQLISEFKNGSFTSKAILKQGLIYYNSDRDDQALVKFKKVAAEFPKTPEALEAVSTARLIYVDSGKVDEYATWVRTLDFVAVTDAELDNDTYDAAFKQYSQNNSKPAISGFTGYINKFPKGMHALEANFYLAQLYFAEGSETKSTANYQYVADQPRSEFTEQSLSRLAQIFLKAKDCDQSVPVLVRLENEADFPQNKSFAQANLMKCYYDKKDFDNAVVYADKVLQNAKADANVKADAQIIVARAAMQTGNEDKAKAAYAKLSATSKGELAAEALYYDAYFKTKEGKFDASNVSVQKLAKNYSAYKYYGAKSLVLMAKNFYGLKDSYQATYILDNVINNFTDYPDVVEEAKKELSAIKLEESKTNSSITK; encoded by the coding sequence ATGCGTAAACTTCCCTGGTTCTTTTTATTTCCAATTATCCTTTTTTCGACCATAGTTTCGGCACAAAAATCAGCTATTTACACTTACGATTTAAAGGATTTTGACAAAGCACTGGCTTTATACAATGACAAACAATATGCTTCGGCCCAACTTATTTTCGAACAGGTAAAAAACAATGCCACAACTGAAGAAGTTCAGTCAGATTGTGCTTATTATATTGCCAATTGCGCTATTCGTACAAACAAAGTAAATGCCGATGCTCTAATCGAAAAATTTGTAAACGATTATCCAACAAGTACAAAACAAAATCAGGCCTATATTGAAGTGGCCCAGTACTTTTTTGAGCAGGGAAATTATCCGAAAGCTTTGCAATGGTTTGACAAAGTCGATGAAACTTATATGAGTAAATCGGATTCGGATAAATTTAATTTCCAGAAAGGCTATAGTTATTTCAATGCTAAAAAGAAAAAAGAAGCTACAACTTATTTTAATAAAGTGGTAAACTCTCCTGAATTTGGTTCTCAGGCCAAATATTATTTGGGATTTATGGCTTACGAAGGTGACGATTACAAAGAAGCAACTAAATATTTTGATGAAGTTTCGGGTGAAGAAAAATACAAAGAAAAGCTTTCGTATTATCAGGCCGACATGAATTTTAAATTGGGGAATTTCCAAAAAGCAATCGACTTAGGGCAAAAAGCAATGAGTAAATCCAATGATTTGGAAAAATCTGAATTGAATAAAATTATAGGAGAGAGTTATTTTAATTTAAAACAATACGGCAAAGCGATTCCGTTTTTAGAGCAATATGCCGGTAAAAAAGGAAAGTGGAACAATACTGATTTCTACCAGTTGGGATATGCTTATTACGAGCAAAAAGAGTATGAAAAAGCGATCTCTCAATTCAATAAAATTATCGAAGGGAAAGATTTCGTTGCTCAAAATGCGTATTACCATTTAGGTTTGGCTTATTTGAACACGGGCAAAAAACAAGAAGCTTTAAATGCGTTTAAAAATGCTTCGGAAATGGATTTCAATGCCCAGATTCAGGAAGATGCCGCTTTGAATTATGCAAAGCTGAGTTATGAAATTGGAAATGCCTATCAAACCGTTCCGGGCATTTTACTTGATTTCTTAAAAAAATACCCAAACAACTCCAGTAAATCGGAAGTAGAAAAATTATTGGTAGACTCTTATATTTCTTCTAAAAATTACAAAGAAGCATTGTCTTTATTAGAAAAAAACAGATCGGCAGAAAATAAAGCAGCCTATCAAAAAGTACTTTTTTACAGAGGTGTAGAATTGTACAATGAATCAAACTATCAGGAGGCAGGAAAAATGTTCAAAAGTGCTATCAGTGAACAAAAAACACCTGAATTTACAGCCCGAGCGACTTTTTGGAAAGCAGAAACAGAATACATGACCGATGATTTTCAGAATGCTTTATTAAGCTATAAACAGTTTGCCGGATTAGCCGCCGCTAAAACTACCACTGAGTACAAAAACATCAACTATAATATTGGTTACGCCTATTTTAAACTCAAAGAATACGATCAGGCAGGGAATTCTTTTCAGGCACAAATTGATAATTCGAAAGAAGATAAAGTGCGTTTAAACGATTCGTACCTGCGTTTAGGGGACAGTCGATTTGTGAGCACGAAGTACAGTGCCGCAAATGAAGCGTATGCAAAAGCCATTGAAGCAAAAGGGGTTGATGCCGATTATGCACAGTTTCAAAAAGCAATTTCTTACGGATTTATGTCTAAAAATGACAAGAAGGCCGATGAGTTGAACAATTTCCTTCAAATGTATAAAAAGTCGTCTTATCGTGATGATGCTTTGTATGAATTAGGGAATACTTATGTAGCTGAGAAAAAGAACGAGCAGGCCCTTAAAACATACGATCAGTTAATTTCAGAATTTAAAAATGGTTCGTTTACTTCAAAAGCGATTTTAAAACAAGGGTTGATTTATTACAATTCAGATCGTGACGATCAGGCTTTGGTGAAATTTAAGAAAGTAGCAGCTGAGTTTCCTAAAACTCCAGAAGCTCTGGAAGCGGTTTCAACGGCTAGATTGATTTATGTTGATTCAGGAAAAGTAGATGAATATGCAACTTGGGTTCGTACATTAGATTTTGTGGCAGTTACAGATGCCGAGCTGGATAACGATACTTATGATGCAGCTTTCAAACAATACAGTCAGAATAACAGTAAGCCGGCCATAAGTGGTTTTACAGGTTATATAAACAAGTTTCCAAAAGGAATGCATGCGCTTGAAGCAAACTTTTATCTGGCACAATTGTATTTTGCTGAAGGCTCAGAAACAAAATCGACAGCAAATTATCAGTATGTAGCTGATCAGCCAAGAAGTGAATTTACAGAGCAGTCGTTGAGCAGACTGGCACAAATTTTCCTAAAAGCAAAAGACTGTGATCAGTCGGTTCCGGTATTGGTGCGTTTAGAAAATGAAGCCGATTTTCCTCAAAATAAAAGCTTTGCTCAGGCCAACCTGATGAAATGTTATTACGATAAGAAAGACTTTGATAATGCTGTAGTGTATGCTGATAAAGTATTGCAAAATGCAAAAGCTGATGCAAACGTAAAAGCCGATGCTCAGATTATTGTCGCACGTGCAGCAATGCAGACCGGAAATGAAGATAAAGCCAAAGCAGCTTATGCGAAATTATCGGCAACTTCAAAAGGAGAATTAGCTGCGGAAGCCTTGTATTATGATGCTTATTTTAAAACCAAAGAAGGGAAATTTGATGCTTCGAATGTTTCTGTACAAAAGCTGGCTAAAAACTACTCGGCTTACAAATATTACGGAGCGAAAAGTTTAGTCCTGATGGCAAAGAATTTCTATGGATTAAAAGACAGTTATCAGGCAACCTACATTCTGGACAACGTCATTAACAATTTTACCGATTATCCGGATGTTGTGGAAGAAGCTAAGAAAGAATTAAGTGCAATAAAATTAGAAGAGTCTAAAACGAATTCTTCAATTACGAAATAG
- a CDS encoding PhzF family phenazine biosynthesis protein, with amino-acid sequence MSLPFYIIDVFADKKYAGNQLAVFLDAENLSSEEMQQMAREINFAESTFITKLDREKNKAEIRIFTPAHEMEFAGHPIIGTSWVLIHKIFENSPENITLNVPIGGIPIHQSEDLIWLKAAQPKFWDIFSKEDFTLFSNLKKEDFENQFPIQEVTTGSAFVMVGLSNKKALENLVLDKDKADQWMKRNCKTSHRGLYFYYLEDSKLFSRMLCVEHNQLVEDAATGSASTCLQAFLLKYHLPQIEMINYQGDYINRPSQIYFKGKVTENQFEIKIGGKAQFVAKGDWEV; translated from the coding sequence ATGAGTTTACCTTTTTATATAATTGATGTTTTTGCTGATAAAAAGTATGCCGGGAATCAGTTGGCCGTTTTTTTAGATGCTGAAAATTTAAGTTCAGAAGAAATGCAGCAGATGGCGCGAGAGATAAACTTCGCAGAAAGCACATTCATAACAAAACTTGACCGGGAGAAAAATAAGGCCGAAATCAGAATATTTACACCAGCTCATGAAATGGAGTTTGCGGGACATCCTATAATTGGAACCTCTTGGGTTTTGATCCATAAAATATTTGAAAATTCCCCTGAAAACATCACATTAAATGTTCCTATTGGAGGAATTCCAATTCACCAGTCCGAAGATTTAATTTGGTTAAAAGCGGCACAGCCAAAATTTTGGGATATTTTTTCGAAAGAAGATTTCACATTATTCAGTAATCTGAAAAAGGAAGATTTCGAAAATCAATTTCCAATTCAGGAAGTGACAACTGGAAGCGCATTTGTAATGGTGGGGCTGAGCAATAAAAAAGCACTGGAAAACTTGGTTTTAGATAAAGATAAAGCCGATCAATGGATGAAAAGAAATTGCAAAACTTCTCATAGAGGTCTGTATTTCTATTATTTAGAAGATTCCAAATTGTTTAGCAGAATGCTATGTGTCGAACACAATCAATTGGTTGAAGATGCAGCAACAGGAAGTGCCAGCACCTGTTTACAGGCTTTTCTGTTAAAATATCATTTGCCGCAAATTGAAATGATTAATTATCAGGGAGATTATATCAATCGTCCGTCGCAAATTTATTTTAAAGGAAAAGTAACCGAAAATCAGTTTGAGATTAAAATAGGAGGAAAAGCACAGTTTGTTGCAAAAGGAGATTGGGAAGTATAA
- a CDS encoding TonB-dependent receptor, which translates to MKINCHNKIIILLVLFVVQLSFSQKKNETIGTETVNVVKPYSPTISDAFKVKETPSLDDTGNQPKETIKYSILSVPVASTFTPSKGKAEGVEKSKKEKLFNNYATLGVGNYGTLNAELFVNQELGNNDYVAGMFRHHSSQGGIKGVDLNDEFYDTALNVGYGVNNRDMSWNVDLGYQNQLYNWYGLPADFGATLAGQTRDDLIRGINPNHSYNTISLGGNVSFTEGIFSKISTKFTHFSDSFSSSENRFYVKPSFKVEVMDQSINTNIIVDHVSGSFEHNYAHDNTAPLKYSLTNFGIEPSFVILENDWTLELGAGLFYGLDSENSGNKFYIYPKVNASYKLVGDLMIFYTGVNGGLNQNSYADLVTGNPFLSPTLHMKPTNNQYTVFAGLKGKLANNINYNLTGSYLNEKDKALYKGNDYTEDFSNQNYAFGNSFGVVYDDVRTFRFYGELKADFSQNVSFGINGTFNSYKFDGTEAWNLPTMKLSSNLDVNITKQWYAGLNVFYVGERKDMQSNLNLGADPVLTTLKSYFDANAHLGYKYNERLTCFLKLNNIGNQAYEKWLNYPVQGFQVVVGANYKFDF; encoded by the coding sequence ATGAAAATTAATTGCCACAATAAAATCATCATTTTACTAGTATTGTTTGTTGTACAGCTTTCGTTTTCGCAAAAGAAAAACGAAACAATAGGAACAGAAACAGTAAACGTAGTAAAACCTTATTCGCCAACGATTTCAGATGCTTTTAAAGTGAAGGAAACACCTTCGCTTGACGATACCGGAAATCAGCCAAAAGAAACCATAAAATATAGTATTTTATCTGTTCCGGTGGCTTCTACATTCACACCTTCAAAAGGAAAGGCCGAAGGGGTTGAGAAATCTAAAAAAGAAAAACTGTTTAACAATTATGCCACATTGGGAGTAGGGAATTATGGGACTTTAAATGCTGAATTATTTGTCAATCAGGAGTTGGGGAATAACGATTATGTTGCAGGGATGTTTCGTCATCACTCTTCTCAGGGCGGAATTAAAGGGGTAGATCTAAACGATGAGTTTTACGATACAGCCTTAAATGTGGGCTATGGTGTAAACAATCGTGATATGTCCTGGAATGTTGATTTAGGTTATCAGAATCAATTGTACAACTGGTATGGTTTACCAGCTGATTTTGGAGCTACTTTGGCCGGACAAACCCGCGATGATTTAATAAGAGGGATCAATCCAAATCATTCTTATAACACCATTTCCTTGGGTGGTAATGTATCTTTTACGGAGGGGATTTTTAGTAAGATCTCGACCAAGTTTACGCATTTCTCAGATAGTTTTTCATCGTCAGAAAATCGTTTTTATGTAAAACCTTCTTTCAAAGTAGAAGTGATGGATCAGTCTATAAATACCAATATTATTGTGGATCATGTTAGCGGATCTTTTGAACATAATTATGCGCACGATAATACAGCCCCATTAAAATACAGTCTGACGAATTTTGGAATTGAACCAAGTTTTGTGATTTTGGAAAATGACTGGACATTGGAGTTAGGTGCGGGATTGTTTTATGGTCTGGATTCTGAAAACAGCGGAAACAAGTTTTATATTTATCCAAAAGTGAATGCTTCGTATAAGCTGGTAGGAGATTTAATGATTTTCTATACCGGAGTTAACGGAGGTTTAAATCAAAATTCTTATGCTGATTTGGTGACCGGGAATCCGTTTTTATCGCCAACGCTTCATATGAAACCAACTAACAATCAGTACACTGTTTTTGCAGGTTTAAAAGGAAAACTGGCCAACAATATCAATTATAATCTTACCGGTTCTTATCTAAATGAAAAAGACAAAGCCTTATACAAAGGCAATGATTACACGGAAGATTTCTCTAACCAAAATTATGCTTTTGGGAACTCATTTGGAGTGGTTTATGATGATGTGAGAACCTTCCGTTTCTATGGAGAATTAAAAGCCGATTTTTCTCAAAATGTCTCTTTCGGAATCAACGGAACTTTTAACAGCTATAAATTTGATGGTACAGAAGCATGGAATTTACCGACTATGAAATTAAGTTCTAATCTGGACGTAAATATCACGAAACAATGGTATGCTGGACTGAATGTTTTCTATGTGGGAGAACGTAAAGACATGCAATCCAATCTGAATTTAGGAGCAGATCCGGTGCTTACAACACTAAAAAGTTATTTTGACGCCAATGCACATTTAGGGTATAAATACAACGAACGTTTGACTTGTTTTTTAAAGCTTAATAATATTGGAAATCAGGCCTACGAAAAATGGCTGAATTATCCGGTACAAGGATTTCAGGTAGTCGTTGGAGCAAACTACAAATTCGATTTTTAA
- a CDS encoding GNAT family N-acetyltransferase, translating to MEIKLRQENEKDHKSVFTLIEKAFEKEEYSDHQEQFLVERLRKSAAFIPELSIVAEVENEIVGHILLTKLEISNDTASFESLALAPVSVLPEFQGKGIGSKLILHSHKVAKELGYKSIILLGHPDYYPRFGYELCEKYHIEMPFEVPAENCMVIALTENGLSGVRGKVIYPTAFFE from the coding sequence ATGGAAATTAAACTGAGACAAGAAAATGAAAAGGACCACAAAAGTGTTTTCACCTTAATTGAAAAAGCTTTTGAAAAGGAAGAATATAGCGATCACCAAGAACAATTTTTGGTTGAAAGATTAAGAAAATCAGCTGCTTTTATTCCGGAACTATCAATTGTTGCCGAAGTGGAGAATGAAATTGTCGGACATATTTTATTGACAAAGTTAGAAATCAGTAACGATACAGCATCTTTTGAATCTTTGGCACTGGCACCGGTTTCTGTACTACCTGAATTTCAGGGAAAAGGAATTGGTTCAAAACTGATACTGCACAGCCATAAAGTAGCAAAAGAGCTGGGCTATAAATCGATTATATTATTAGGACATCCCGATTATTATCCGAGATTTGGTTACGAACTTTGTGAAAAGTACCATATCGAAATGCCTTTTGAGGTTCCTGCAGAGAATTGCATGGTCATCGCTTTAACCGAAAACGGATTGTCAGGAGTAAGAGGGAAAGTCATTTATCCGACTGCTTTTTTTGAGTAA
- a CDS encoding SH3 domain-containing protein, with amino-acid sequence MMKVFKILETYKTQYENPIILKTGETVKLGEEEKEEKWKGWIWAENEVNKGWVPLQILEISLDKKEAKVLEYYTAKELNVDKDDEIVKIKSLNGWTWVRKIVNNAEGWIPDEIIG; translated from the coding sequence ATGATGAAAGTATTTAAAATTCTTGAAACCTATAAGACACAATATGAAAATCCTATTATTCTTAAAACTGGCGAGACTGTAAAATTAGGAGAAGAGGAGAAAGAAGAAAAGTGGAAAGGATGGATTTGGGCAGAAAATGAAGTCAACAAAGGTTGGGTACCGTTACAGATACTCGAAATTTCTTTGGATAAAAAGGAGGCAAAAGTTTTAGAATACTACACGGCAAAAGAATTGAATGTCGATAAGGACGATGAAATTGTAAAAATTAAAAGCTTAAACGGTTGGACTTGGGTGCGGAAAATCGTGAATAATGCCGAAGGATGGATTCCCGATGAAATAATCGGTTAA
- the asnB gene encoding asparagine synthase B, whose product MCGIVCAFDLKQKAETLRPQVLEMSKIIRHRGPDWSGIYSNDKAILSHERLAIVDPASGKQPLFTEDKKLVLAANGEIYNHRELRKQFQGKYNFQTESDCEVILALYREKGPHFVDEMNGIFGFAIYDVEKDEYFIARDHMGIIPLYIGWDQHGTFYVASELKALEGYCTKIQLFPPGHYMTSKDGEFVQWYKRDWTEYEAVKDNETSIPEIKKALEAAVHRQLMSDVPYGVLLSGGLDSSITSAVAKKFAQKRIESDDTTDAWYPQLHSFSVGLEGSPDLAAAQVVAKHIGTIHHEIKFTIQEGLDAVRDVIYNLETYDVTTVRASTPMWLMARVIKSMGIKMVLSGEGADELFGGYLYFHKAPNAREFHEENVRKLGKLHMYDCLRANKSLAAWGIEGRVPFLDKEFMDVAMRINPQDKMINKEHPMEKWVVRKAFEDMLPESVAWRQKEQFSDGVGYSWIDTLKEVVAVEVSDEQLANAKYKFPLQTPTSKEEYYYRSIFAEHFPSDAAALCVPQEASVACSTKIALEWDEAFKNMNDPSGRAVASVHDDAYAKA is encoded by the coding sequence ATGTGTGGAATTGTATGTGCCTTTGATCTAAAGCAAAAAGCCGAAACTTTAAGACCTCAAGTATTAGAGATGTCTAAAATTATCCGTCACCGTGGACCGGATTGGAGCGGAATTTATAGCAATGATAAAGCAATTTTATCACACGAGCGTCTGGCAATTGTAGATCCGGCTTCAGGAAAACAACCTTTGTTTACGGAGGATAAAAAATTGGTTTTGGCTGCAAATGGTGAAATTTACAACCACAGAGAATTACGCAAACAGTTTCAGGGAAAATACAACTTCCAGACTGAAAGTGACTGTGAAGTGATCTTGGCACTTTACCGAGAAAAAGGACCTCATTTTGTAGATGAAATGAACGGGATTTTTGGATTCGCAATCTATGATGTTGAGAAAGACGAGTATTTCATTGCCCGCGATCACATGGGAATTATTCCATTGTATATTGGTTGGGACCAACATGGAACTTTTTATGTGGCTTCTGAATTAAAAGCTTTAGAAGGATATTGTACAAAAATCCAATTGTTTCCTCCAGGACATTATATGACAAGTAAAGATGGCGAATTTGTACAATGGTACAAAAGAGACTGGACAGAATATGAGGCGGTAAAAGATAACGAAACCAGTATTCCTGAAATCAAGAAAGCGCTTGAAGCAGCAGTTCACAGACAATTGATGAGTGATGTTCCTTATGGTGTTTTACTTTCCGGAGGTTTAGATTCGTCTATCACTTCAGCGGTAGCCAAAAAATTTGCACAAAAGCGTATCGAGTCAGATGATACTACTGATGCCTGGTACCCGCAGTTGCACTCTTTCTCAGTAGGATTAGAAGGTTCTCCTGATTTAGCTGCAGCACAGGTGGTTGCCAAACATATCGGAACAATTCACCACGAAATTAAATTTACCATTCAGGAAGGATTAGATGCTGTTCGTGATGTTATTTACAACTTAGAAACCTATGATGTAACCACCGTTAGAGCGTCAACCCCAATGTGGTTAATGGCGAGAGTGATCAAATCAATGGGAATCAAAATGGTATTGTCAGGTGAGGGAGCAGATGAGTTGTTTGGAGGTTATTTGTACTTTCATAAAGCACCAAATGCGAGAGAATTTCACGAAGAAAACGTTCGTAAATTAGGTAAACTGCACATGTACGATTGTCTTCGCGCTAATAAAAGTTTAGCGGCTTGGGGAATTGAAGGACGTGTTCCGTTTTTGGATAAAGAATTTATGGATGTGGCAATGCGAATCAACCCGCAGGATAAAATGATCAACAAAGAGCATCCAATGGAAAAATGGGTAGTTCGTAAAGCCTTTGAAGACATGTTGCCTGAAAGTGTTGCCTGGAGGCAAAAAGAGCAGTTTTCGGATGGTGTAGGATACAGCTGGATTGATACTTTGAAAGAAGTGGTAGCCGTAGAAGTTTCGGACGAGCAATTGGCAAACGCAAAATATAAATTCCCATTGCAGACACCAACTTCGAAAGAAGAGTATTACTATCGTTCGATTTTTGCAGAACATTTTCCAAGTGATGCCGCTGCGTTATGTGTGCCTCAGGAAGCCAGTGTGGCCTGCAGTACAAAAATTGCTTTGGAATGGGATGAAGCTTTCAAAAACATGAACGATCCATCAGGAAGAGCTGTGGCAAGCGTGCATGATGATGCTTACGCGAAAGCATAA